One genomic window of Cricetulus griseus strain 17A/GY chromosome 3, alternate assembly CriGri-PICRH-1.0, whole genome shotgun sequence includes the following:
- the LOC100772318 gene encoding cathepsin J isoform X1 → MTPAVFLTILCFGVALAAPVLDSSLDAEWQQWKKKYEKSYSQEEEVWKRAVWEKNMQMIRTHNGEDGQGKHGFTVEMNAFGDMTGEEYRTFLTDIPVPAAVKVKSVQNPLLNDLPKSEDWTKKGFVTPVRKQGQCGSCWAFAAIGAIEGQMFWRTGNLTTLSVQNLLDCSKPQGNNGCVRGDAYSAYQYVLHNGGLEAEETYPYEAKDGPCRYNPNNSRAYITEVVSLPAHEDYLLVAVSMIGPVAAAIDASHDSFRFYRGGIYHEPNCSSYLTNHAVLVVGYGFEGNETDGNNYWLIKNSWGEEWGMKGYMKIAKDQNNHCAIASYASFPNIF, encoded by the exons ATGACTCCCGCTGTCTTCCTGACCATCCTGTGCTTTGGAGTGGCCTTAGCGGCTCCAGTACTTGATTCCAGTTTGGATGCTGAATGGCAACAGTggaagaagaaatatgaaaaatcaTACAGCCAG GAAGAAGAAGTATGGAAGAGAGCAGTATGGGAAAAAAACATGCAGATGATAAGAACTCACAATGGTGAGGATGGCCAGGGAAAGCATGGTTTCACTGTGGAAATGAATGCCTTTGGTGACATG ACTGGTGAAGAATACAGAACATTTCTGACTGATATCCCAGTTCCAGCTGCTGTGAAGGTGAAAAGTGTCCAAAATCCCCTACTTAATGACTTGCCCAAATCTGAGGATTGGACAAAGAAAGGCTTTGTGACTCCTGTTCGGAAACAG GGTCAGTGCGGTTCATGCTGGGCTTTTGCTGCAATTGGTGCCATAGAAGGACAGATGTTCTGGAGAACTGGCAATCTGACCACTCTAAGTGTGCAGAACCTACTGGATTGTTCTAAACCTCAAGGCAATAATGGGTGTGTTCGGGGTGATGCATATAGCGCCTACCAGTATGTTTTGCACAATGGAGGTCTGGAGGCTGAAGAAACCTACCCATATGAGGCAAAA GATGGACCGTGCAGGTACAACCCTAATAACTCTAGAGCTTATATCACAGAAGTTGTGTCCCTGCCAGCACACGAGGATTACCTGCTGGTTGCTGTGTCAATGATTGGCCCTGTCGCTGCTGCCATTGATGCTTCCCACGATTCTTTCAGGTTCTACAGGGGAG GTATTTATCATGAGCCAAATTGCAGCAGTTATTTGACCAATCATGCAGTTCTGGTGGTTGGCTATGGATTTGAGGGAAATGAAACAGATGGCAATAACTACTGGCTAATCAAGAACAG CTGGGGTGAGGAATGGGGCATGAAGGGCTACATGAAGATTGCTAAAGATCAAAACAACCACTGTGCAATTGCTTCATATGCCAGCTTCCCCAACATATTCTGA
- the LOC100772318 gene encoding cathepsin J isoform X2 — MTPAVFLTILCFGVALAAPVLDSSLDAEWQQWKKKYEKSYSQVEVWKRAVWEKNMQMIRTHNGEDGQGKHGFTVEMNAFGDMTGEEYRTFLTDIPVPAAVKVKSVQNPLLNDLPKSEDWTKKGFVTPVRKQGQCGSCWAFAAIGAIEGQMFWRTGNLTTLSVQNLLDCSKPQGNNGCVRGDAYSAYQYVLHNGGLEAEETYPYEAKDGPCRYNPNNSRAYITEVVSLPAHEDYLLVAVSMIGPVAAAIDASHDSFRFYRGGIYHEPNCSSYLTNHAVLVVGYGFEGNETDGNNYWLIKNSWGEEWGMKGYMKIAKDQNNHCAIASYASFPNIF; from the exons ATGACTCCCGCTGTCTTCCTGACCATCCTGTGCTTTGGAGTGGCCTTAGCGGCTCCAGTACTTGATTCCAGTTTGGATGCTGAATGGCAACAGTggaagaagaaatatgaaaaatcaTACAGCCAGGTTG AAGTATGGAAGAGAGCAGTATGGGAAAAAAACATGCAGATGATAAGAACTCACAATGGTGAGGATGGCCAGGGAAAGCATGGTTTCACTGTGGAAATGAATGCCTTTGGTGACATG ACTGGTGAAGAATACAGAACATTTCTGACTGATATCCCAGTTCCAGCTGCTGTGAAGGTGAAAAGTGTCCAAAATCCCCTACTTAATGACTTGCCCAAATCTGAGGATTGGACAAAGAAAGGCTTTGTGACTCCTGTTCGGAAACAG GGTCAGTGCGGTTCATGCTGGGCTTTTGCTGCAATTGGTGCCATAGAAGGACAGATGTTCTGGAGAACTGGCAATCTGACCACTCTAAGTGTGCAGAACCTACTGGATTGTTCTAAACCTCAAGGCAATAATGGGTGTGTTCGGGGTGATGCATATAGCGCCTACCAGTATGTTTTGCACAATGGAGGTCTGGAGGCTGAAGAAACCTACCCATATGAGGCAAAA GATGGACCGTGCAGGTACAACCCTAATAACTCTAGAGCTTATATCACAGAAGTTGTGTCCCTGCCAGCACACGAGGATTACCTGCTGGTTGCTGTGTCAATGATTGGCCCTGTCGCTGCTGCCATTGATGCTTCCCACGATTCTTTCAGGTTCTACAGGGGAG GTATTTATCATGAGCCAAATTGCAGCAGTTATTTGACCAATCATGCAGTTCTGGTGGTTGGCTATGGATTTGAGGGAAATGAAACAGATGGCAATAACTACTGGCTAATCAAGAACAG CTGGGGTGAGGAATGGGGCATGAAGGGCTACATGAAGATTGCTAAAGATCAAAACAACCACTGTGCAATTGCTTCATATGCCAGCTTCCCCAACATATTCTGA